One Cryptomeria japonica chromosome 9, Sugi_1.0, whole genome shotgun sequence genomic window carries:
- the LOC131077228 gene encoding cyclin-dependent kinase F-4 isoform X1, with amino-acid sequence MERYKVIKQLGDGTYGNVWKAVNRQTDEIVAIKKMKRKYYSWDECMNLREVKSLRKLNHANIVKLKEVIRQDNHLYFVFEYMEYNLYQIIKDRNKLFPESKIRNWCFQVFQGLAYIHHHGYFHRDLKPENLLVTKDVIKIADFGLAREICSSPPYTDYVSTRWYRAPEILLQSTHYDASIDMWAMGTIMAELFTFQPLFPGSSEGDQIYKICSIIGNPNHQTWPEGLRLAASMNYQFPQFKSTNLSLIIPNASAEAIDLMNSLLSWDPVKRPTAAECLRHPFFQPCLYIPPSLRMREMHLKHHSLGKEAFGKNSEKQNIDSSILKAPSILPTGKKQLFLSTEFQGKGASERQNTNPERYVVRNTKQGQFQLRGSRQGALCGSNNGEGFKDVPVGLSERKMGRRALGRSSGTAGTHSKVGFTEPYMDITTAKSRGPSLQPLHFNNHTTGNHSHRSRA; translated from the exons ATGGAGCG TTATAAGGTAATCAAGCAATTGGGGGATGGCACATATGGAAATGTTTGGAAGGCTGTTAATAGGCAGACTGATGAAATT GTTGCTATTAAAAAAATGAAGAGGAAATATTACTCGTGGGACGAATGCATGAATCTTAGAGAAGTTAAA TCTCTGCGCAAGTTGAATCATGCTAATATTGTAAAGCTGAAGGAGGTTATAAGACAAGATAATCACTTATATTTTGTCTTTGAGTATATG GAATACAATCTGTATCAGATAATAAAAGATAGAAACAAGCTTTTTCCTGAGTCAAAAATTCGGAACTGGTGCTTCCAAGTGTTCCAGGGTCTTGCATATATTCATCATCACGGATATTTTCACCGTGATCTTAAACCTG AAAATTTACTGGTGACTAAAGATGTTATCAAAATAGCAGATTTTGGTCTTGCTCGTGAGATTTGCTCGAGTCCTCCGTATACTGATTATGTCTCAACACGATG GTATCGTGCTCCTGAAATCTTGCTTCAATCAACGCACTACGATGCCTCAATTG ATATGTGGGCTATGGGAACTATCATGGCAGAACTTTTCACATTTCAACCACTGTTTCCTGGATCCAG TGAAGGAGATCAGATCTACAAGATCTGCAGCATTATTGGCAATCCAAATCATCAGACATGGCCAGAAGGTTTAAGACTTGCTGCTTCTATGAATTACCAATTTCCTCAG TTCAAATCAACCAATCTTTCATTGATAATACCAAATGCAAGCGCAGAAGCCATTGATCTGATGAAT TCTCTTCTATCATGGGATCCAGTTAAGAGGCCAACTGCAGCTGAATGTCTTCGGCATCCTTTCTTCCAG cCATGTTTGTACATACCTCCATCACTCCGAATGAGAGAAATGCATCTGAAGCACCATTCTCTGG GCAAAGAAGCTTTTGGAAAGAATTCTGAGAAGCAAAATATTGATTCATCGATTCTGAAAGCGCCTAGTATTTTGCCAACTGGAAAGAAACAGTTATTTTTATCCACAG AGTTTCAAGGAAAAGGAGCAAGTGAAAGACAA AATACAAACCCTGAGCGTTATGTGGTCAGAAATACCAAACAGGGCCAGTTTCAACTCCGTGGCAGTAGACAAG GTGCCTTATGTGGGAGCAATAATGGAGAGGGCTTCAAGGATGTCCCTGTTGGCTTGTCAGAAAG GAAAATGGGGAGACGAGCTCTAGGACGTTCATCTGGAACAGCAGGCACACATTCAAAAGTTGGGTTTACTGAACCATATATGGATATTACTACTGCCAAAAGCAGAGGGCCTTCTCTACAACCTCTGCATTTTAATAATCACACTACAGGCAATCATTCTCACAGGTCAAGAGCATGA
- the LOC131077228 gene encoding cyclin-dependent kinase F-4 isoform X2: MERYKVIKQLGDGTYGNVWKAVNRQTDEIVAIKKMKRKYYSWDECMNLREVKSLRKLNHANIVKLKEVIRQDNHLYFVFEYMEYNLYQIIKDRNKLFPESKIRNWCFQVFQGLAYIHHHGYFHRDLKPENLLVTKDVIKIADFGLAREICSSPPYTDYVSTRWYRAPEILLQSTHYDASIDMWAMGTIMAELFTFQPLFPGSSEGDQIYKICSIIGNPNHQTWPEGLRLAASMNYQFPQFKSTNLSLIIPNASAEAIDLMNSLLSWDPVKRPTAAECLRHPFFQPCLYIPPSLRMREMHLKHHSLGKEAFGKNSEKQNIDSSILKAPSILPTGKKQLFLSTEFQGKGASERQNTNPERYVVRNTKQGQFQLRGSRQGALCGSNNGEGFKDVPVGLSERASICISVIGKPSAKCVHKNGSEHTSFGTNDVT; encoded by the exons ATGGAGCG TTATAAGGTAATCAAGCAATTGGGGGATGGCACATATGGAAATGTTTGGAAGGCTGTTAATAGGCAGACTGATGAAATT GTTGCTATTAAAAAAATGAAGAGGAAATATTACTCGTGGGACGAATGCATGAATCTTAGAGAAGTTAAA TCTCTGCGCAAGTTGAATCATGCTAATATTGTAAAGCTGAAGGAGGTTATAAGACAAGATAATCACTTATATTTTGTCTTTGAGTATATG GAATACAATCTGTATCAGATAATAAAAGATAGAAACAAGCTTTTTCCTGAGTCAAAAATTCGGAACTGGTGCTTCCAAGTGTTCCAGGGTCTTGCATATATTCATCATCACGGATATTTTCACCGTGATCTTAAACCTG AAAATTTACTGGTGACTAAAGATGTTATCAAAATAGCAGATTTTGGTCTTGCTCGTGAGATTTGCTCGAGTCCTCCGTATACTGATTATGTCTCAACACGATG GTATCGTGCTCCTGAAATCTTGCTTCAATCAACGCACTACGATGCCTCAATTG ATATGTGGGCTATGGGAACTATCATGGCAGAACTTTTCACATTTCAACCACTGTTTCCTGGATCCAG TGAAGGAGATCAGATCTACAAGATCTGCAGCATTATTGGCAATCCAAATCATCAGACATGGCCAGAAGGTTTAAGACTTGCTGCTTCTATGAATTACCAATTTCCTCAG TTCAAATCAACCAATCTTTCATTGATAATACCAAATGCAAGCGCAGAAGCCATTGATCTGATGAAT TCTCTTCTATCATGGGATCCAGTTAAGAGGCCAACTGCAGCTGAATGTCTTCGGCATCCTTTCTTCCAG cCATGTTTGTACATACCTCCATCACTCCGAATGAGAGAAATGCATCTGAAGCACCATTCTCTGG GCAAAGAAGCTTTTGGAAAGAATTCTGAGAAGCAAAATATTGATTCATCGATTCTGAAAGCGCCTAGTATTTTGCCAACTGGAAAGAAACAGTTATTTTTATCCACAG AGTTTCAAGGAAAAGGAGCAAGTGAAAGACAA AATACAAACCCTGAGCGTTATGTGGTCAGAAATACCAAACAGGGCCAGTTTCAACTCCGTGGCAGTAGACAAG GTGCCTTATGTGGGAGCAATAATGGAGAGGGCTTCAAGGATGTCCCTGTTGGCTTGTCAGAAAG AGCATCAATATGCATTTCAGTTATTGGGAAACCAAGTGCCAAGTGTGTGCATAAAAATGGGAGTGAGCACACTAGTTTCGGCACTAATGACGTCACTTAA
- the LOC131077228 gene encoding cyclin-dependent kinase F-4 isoform X3 — protein sequence MERYKVIKQLGDGTYGNVWKAVNRQTDEIVAIKKMKRKYYSWDECMNLREVKSLRKLNHANIVKLKEVIRQDNHLYFVFEYMEYNLYQIIKDRNKLFPESKIRNWCFQVFQGLAYIHHHGYFHRDLKPENLLVTKDVIKIADFGLAREICSSPPYTDYVSTRWYRAPEILLQSTHYDASIDMWAMGTIMAELFTFQPLFPGSSEGDQIYKICSIIGNPNHQTWPEGLRLAASMNYQFPQFKSTNLSLIIPNASAEAIDLMNSLLSWDPVKRPTAAECLRHPFFQPCLYIPPSLRMREMHLKHHSLGKEAFGKNSEKQNIDSSILKAPSILPTGKKQLFLSTEFQGKGASERQNTNPERYVVRNTKQGQFQLRGSRQGALCGSNNGEGFKDVPVGLSERACKWRCK from the exons ATGGAGCG TTATAAGGTAATCAAGCAATTGGGGGATGGCACATATGGAAATGTTTGGAAGGCTGTTAATAGGCAGACTGATGAAATT GTTGCTATTAAAAAAATGAAGAGGAAATATTACTCGTGGGACGAATGCATGAATCTTAGAGAAGTTAAA TCTCTGCGCAAGTTGAATCATGCTAATATTGTAAAGCTGAAGGAGGTTATAAGACAAGATAATCACTTATATTTTGTCTTTGAGTATATG GAATACAATCTGTATCAGATAATAAAAGATAGAAACAAGCTTTTTCCTGAGTCAAAAATTCGGAACTGGTGCTTCCAAGTGTTCCAGGGTCTTGCATATATTCATCATCACGGATATTTTCACCGTGATCTTAAACCTG AAAATTTACTGGTGACTAAAGATGTTATCAAAATAGCAGATTTTGGTCTTGCTCGTGAGATTTGCTCGAGTCCTCCGTATACTGATTATGTCTCAACACGATG GTATCGTGCTCCTGAAATCTTGCTTCAATCAACGCACTACGATGCCTCAATTG ATATGTGGGCTATGGGAACTATCATGGCAGAACTTTTCACATTTCAACCACTGTTTCCTGGATCCAG TGAAGGAGATCAGATCTACAAGATCTGCAGCATTATTGGCAATCCAAATCATCAGACATGGCCAGAAGGTTTAAGACTTGCTGCTTCTATGAATTACCAATTTCCTCAG TTCAAATCAACCAATCTTTCATTGATAATACCAAATGCAAGCGCAGAAGCCATTGATCTGATGAAT TCTCTTCTATCATGGGATCCAGTTAAGAGGCCAACTGCAGCTGAATGTCTTCGGCATCCTTTCTTCCAG cCATGTTTGTACATACCTCCATCACTCCGAATGAGAGAAATGCATCTGAAGCACCATTCTCTGG GCAAAGAAGCTTTTGGAAAGAATTCTGAGAAGCAAAATATTGATTCATCGATTCTGAAAGCGCCTAGTATTTTGCCAACTGGAAAGAAACAGTTATTTTTATCCACAG AGTTTCAAGGAAAAGGAGCAAGTGAAAGACAA AATACAAACCCTGAGCGTTATGTGGTCAGAAATACCAAACAGGGCCAGTTTCAACTCCGTGGCAGTAGACAAG GTGCCTTATGTGGGAGCAATAATGGAGAGGGCTTCAAGGATGTCCCTGTTGGCTTGTCAGAAAG